In Amycolatopsis sulphurea, one genomic interval encodes:
- a CDS encoding serine hydrolase domain-containing protein: MGTSGIDEVLAEIEEEATQYLAERAEGTLVLGASVRGERHVRGLRSPGAELAPLPDADSVYEIGSVSKVFSTTLLAVLEGRGLLGLEDPIRKHLPKHLRLPEEIGSLTLRQLATHSAGLGSVGKQHQRFIDEETRGTEPPFGVYTHYLRYRKEHLYADLETAELEYPTGKGWLYSVLGMGTLGHIVELVAGQPYEELLKETICEPLGLADTGYTLSTAQQARMVTAFDRLGQPCPNWYHDVMLSQGGLRSTMNDLLTFTEANLKASADGDDSELSRAMRLTRVEYFDGPAAYPGVGDEEGNDFVQGLAWRGLPRPAGRAWWHPGTTLFYLAGAGVDEHAQVGFAIISSHRLSLLDRLVLHPLQQDWFRRLC, encoded by the coding sequence GTGGGCACGTCCGGGATCGACGAAGTTCTGGCCGAAATCGAAGAAGAAGCCACGCAGTACCTTGCCGAACGGGCCGAGGGGACACTCGTTCTCGGTGCCTCGGTACGGGGCGAGCGCCACGTCCGCGGCCTGCGTTCGCCCGGCGCGGAGCTCGCGCCGCTGCCCGACGCCGACTCGGTGTATGAGATCGGCTCGGTGTCGAAGGTCTTCTCCACGACGCTGCTGGCCGTCCTGGAGGGACGGGGGCTGCTCGGGCTGGAGGACCCGATCCGCAAGCACCTGCCGAAACACTTGCGGCTGCCCGAGGAGATCGGGTCATTGACGCTGCGGCAGCTGGCTACGCACAGCGCCGGGTTGGGCTCGGTCGGCAAGCAGCACCAGCGGTTCATCGACGAGGAGACGCGCGGCACCGAACCGCCGTTCGGGGTCTACACGCACTATCTGCGCTACCGCAAGGAACATCTGTACGCCGACCTCGAAACCGCGGAGCTGGAATACCCGACCGGAAAGGGCTGGCTTTATTCGGTCCTCGGCATGGGCACCCTCGGGCACATCGTGGAACTGGTGGCCGGGCAGCCGTACGAGGAACTGCTCAAGGAGACGATCTGCGAGCCGCTGGGCCTGGCCGACACCGGCTACACCCTGTCCACGGCCCAGCAGGCGCGGATGGTGACCGCCTTCGACCGGCTCGGGCAGCCGTGCCCGAACTGGTACCACGACGTGATGCTGTCCCAGGGCGGGCTGCGCTCGACGATGAACGACCTGCTCACCTTCACCGAAGCGAACCTCAAGGCGAGCGCGGACGGCGACGATTCCGAGCTGTCCAGGGCGATGCGCCTTACCCGGGTGGAGTACTTCGACGGGCCTGCGGCCTACCCGGGCGTGGGCGACGAGGAAGGGAATGACTTCGTGCAGGGCCTCGCCTGGCGCGGCCTGCCCCGGCCCGCCGGCCGCGCCTGGTGGCATCCCGGCACCACGCTGTTCTACCTCGCCGGTGCCGGAGTGGACGAGCACGCGCAGGTCGGCTTCGCGATCATCTCCTCGCACCGCCTGAGCCTTCTCGACCGGCTGGTGCTGCACCCGCTCCAGCAGGACTGGTTCCGCCGCCTCTGCTGA
- a CDS encoding ABC transporter ATP-binding protein: MTTVARSRDEVDSALFDLQDVRIVAKKAHGGESTIVSSAALSVRRGESIGIVGESGSGKSMTAKALIGLLPPGVHASGQLLYRGENLLDADERRWQAIRGREVGLILQDPFTMLNPVMRCGRILEESLLPESIQDGRTPREEALRRLAEVGITDESVIDRYPFQLSGGMRQRVGIAAALCRDPRVLIADEPSTALDAATQREVLDLIKRIQQARGMGLILITHDLRVAFDTCNRLYVLYAGSLVEVGDAQQLQAEPLHPYTQGLLLSEPPVGRRVEKLVAMPGSVPIADEVQGKCTFEPRCRWAGPECRDGAPALAEVAPDRLSACVKLPEIRQEMNSLRTFAEQVAEVTGTDRPEPILQVREVGKTFGAGTHGVRALDEVSIQVGRNESVGIVGESGSGKTTLARVLVGLETPTDGEIVIDGTTFGEWAKVRPEQRRTMRSNVQTVFQDPYSSLNPMRTVGWTLREAVVTHDQEAASPKQRVGELLEMVGLPAGYARRLPRALSGGERQRVAIARALAVRPKVLICDEPTSALDMSVQAQILNVLTTLRAEQDISYLFISHDLAIVRHVSEFVYVMYRGRVVESGPTDVVLDAPKHEYTRKLLESIPGEPG; this comes from the coding sequence ATGACGACCGTGGCGCGGAGCCGGGACGAAGTGGACTCGGCCCTTTTCGATCTGCAGGACGTGCGCATCGTGGCGAAAAAGGCGCACGGCGGGGAGAGCACGATCGTCTCCTCGGCGGCGCTTTCGGTGCGGCGCGGGGAATCGATCGGCATCGTCGGCGAATCGGGCAGTGGCAAGTCGATGACCGCGAAGGCGCTGATCGGGCTGCTGCCACCCGGCGTGCACGCCTCGGGACAGCTGCTCTACCGCGGCGAGAATCTGCTGGACGCCGACGAGCGCCGGTGGCAGGCCATCCGTGGCCGGGAGGTCGGCCTGATCCTGCAGGACCCGTTCACGATGCTGAACCCGGTCATGCGGTGCGGGCGCATCCTGGAGGAATCGCTGCTGCCCGAGAGCATCCAGGACGGCCGGACGCCCCGTGAGGAGGCGCTGCGCCGGCTGGCCGAGGTGGGCATCACCGACGAGTCGGTGATCGACCGCTATCCCTTCCAGCTCTCCGGCGGGATGCGCCAGCGCGTCGGCATCGCCGCGGCGCTGTGCCGCGACCCGCGGGTGCTGATCGCCGACGAGCCCTCGACCGCGCTGGACGCCGCGACCCAGCGCGAGGTGCTCGACCTGATCAAGCGGATCCAGCAGGCCCGCGGGATGGGCCTGATCCTGATCACGCACGATCTGCGGGTCGCCTTCGACACCTGCAACCGGCTCTACGTGCTCTACGCCGGTTCCCTGGTGGAGGTGGGCGACGCGCAGCAACTGCAGGCCGAGCCGCTGCATCCCTACACGCAGGGCCTGCTGCTGTCCGAGCCGCCGGTCGGGCGGCGGGTGGAGAAGCTGGTCGCGATGCCCGGTTCGGTGCCGATCGCGGACGAGGTGCAGGGCAAGTGCACCTTCGAACCGCGGTGCCGATGGGCCGGTCCGGAGTGCCGGGACGGTGCGCCGGCGCTGGCCGAGGTGGCCCCGGACCGGTTGTCCGCCTGCGTCAAGCTGCCCGAGATCCGCCAGGAGATGAACAGTCTCCGCACGTTCGCCGAGCAGGTCGCGGAGGTGACCGGCACCGACCGGCCCGAGCCGATCCTGCAGGTGCGCGAGGTCGGCAAGACCTTCGGTGCCGGGACCCACGGGGTCCGCGCGCTCGACGAGGTGTCGATTCAGGTGGGGCGGAACGAAAGCGTCGGCATCGTCGGGGAATCCGGTTCGGGCAAGACCACCCTGGCCCGGGTGCTGGTCGGGCTGGAGACGCCGACCGACGGTGAGATCGTGATCGACGGGACCACGTTCGGCGAGTGGGCGAAGGTCCGTCCGGAACAGCGCCGCACCATGCGCTCCAACGTGCAGACGGTGTTCCAGGATCCCTATTCGAGCCTGAACCCGATGCGCACGGTGGGCTGGACCCTGCGCGAAGCGGTCGTCACGCACGACCAGGAGGCGGCCAGCCCGAAGCAGCGGGTGGGTGAGCTGCTGGAGATGGTCGGCCTGCCGGCCGGTTACGCGCGGCGGCTGCCTCGGGCTCTGTCGGGCGGGGAACGCCAGCGTGTCGCGATCGCGCGCGCGCTCGCGGTCCGGCCGAAGGTGCTGATCTGCGACGAGCCGACGTCCGCGCTGGACATGTCGGTGCAGGCGCAGATCCTCAACGTGCTCACCACACTGCGTGCCGAGCAGGACATCAGTTACCTGTTCATCTCGCACGATCTGGCGATCGTGCGGCACGTGTCGGAGTTCGTCTACGTGATGTACCGCGGCCGGGTGGTCGAATCCGGGCCGACCGACGTGGTGCTGGACGCCCCGAAGCACGAGTACACCCGCAAGCTGCTCGAATCCATCCCCGGAGAGCCGGGGTGA
- a CDS encoding ABC transporter permease — protein MTVAEYDLGQARDKPRLIRRLRRVRGAVVVSFVIMGLALVMALFGEWLVPQDPAAQDLTAALAHPSGAHWLGTDELGRDVFSRLIAGSRTAFFAPLVVAGGAMLFGNVLGLLAGYRGGVIDAFIMRLADVLMAVPGLLIIIVVAGTIGGGFWTAVILLTALMIPFDARVVRGATLEQVPRPYVEAARTLGVPDRRIMFLHIWPNISAVVVANTCIGYANALVGLSGLSFLGIGVTPGSPDWGQMLSDGQASLFENPIATLAPGAAVVLIGVAMNIIGDWGYDRISGRGGER, from the coding sequence ATGACGGTAGCCGAGTACGACCTCGGGCAGGCCCGGGACAAACCCCGCCTGATCCGGCGGCTGCGCCGGGTGCGCGGGGCGGTGGTGGTGTCCTTCGTGATCATGGGGCTCGCCCTGGTGATGGCGTTGTTCGGGGAGTGGCTCGTGCCGCAGGACCCGGCGGCGCAGGACCTGACCGCCGCGCTGGCGCATCCCAGCGGCGCGCACTGGCTCGGTACCGACGAGCTCGGCCGCGACGTGTTCTCGCGGCTGATCGCCGGCAGCCGCACCGCGTTCTTCGCGCCGCTGGTGGTGGCGGGCGGCGCGATGCTGTTCGGCAACGTCCTCGGGCTGCTGGCCGGGTATCGCGGCGGGGTCATCGACGCGTTCATCATGCGGCTGGCCGATGTGCTGATGGCCGTGCCCGGCCTGCTGATCATCATCGTGGTGGCCGGCACGATCGGCGGCGGCTTCTGGACCGCGGTCATCCTGCTGACCGCGCTGATGATTCCCTTCGACGCGCGCGTCGTGCGCGGTGCGACGCTCGAACAGGTGCCGCGCCCCTATGTCGAGGCGGCCCGCACCCTCGGCGTGCCGGATCGCCGGATCATGTTCCTGCACATCTGGCCGAACATCTCGGCGGTGGTCGTGGCCAACACGTGTATCGGCTACGCCAACGCGCTGGTCGGCCTGTCCGGGCTGTCGTTCCTCGGTATCGGCGTGACGCCGGGATCCCCGGACTGGGGCCAGATGCTGTCGGACGGGCAGGCGTCCTTGTTCGAGAATCCGATCGCGACGCTGGCGCCGGGCGCCGCGGTCGTGCTGATCGGGGTCGCGATGAACATCATCGGCGACTGGGGATATGACCGGATCTCGGGACGCGGAGGGGAACGATGA
- a CDS encoding ABC transporter substrate-binding protein, with the protein MSRIPDLRARSSRMRRTRVIAAGAAAVCLVVAGCANNQPPGADRKTTEGGSVVSVAPGKSVATSPIPKLTVGFSPAFTSLDPTAGKAGSGYYSMGQLSLETLLQLTPDGKLQPGLASSWKQNSPTEYVYNLRQGVKFWDGKDFTADDVVYSLTRDAGPSFGKSGFYGSINKIEARDPHTVVVTLKKPDTSWKYTPALPYSQIYQKAFAEAHQDSFGKPGTLVMGTGPWKVTSLDPNKGAEYTANPTYWGGEPPIKQLTVNFYQSETSLALAMRAGQVDVAPAVASPESFASSSGVPVTTRSTCGTSLFSMPTQTAPWNDIHVRLAVAAALDKKELLKATGGADIDTLDTLIAPSLLHNIGDPAAADAALAKIEKHPYDLAKAKEELAKSANPNGFSGTLTSTNDQGALRISQAIAAQLKKIGINLEIQALPTTAYYEVLLGPADKRPPMFLSTGGCSPDASWDNFFLGDGALNEANYHPAEMDQLLVDGKTATDPVKQLQAYTRILEMVATDVPYVPLFKEGATYASKNYEWVNFGDYWTSTSWPMNFKPR; encoded by the coding sequence ATGTCCAGGATCCCAGACCTGCGGGCGCGTTCGTCCCGTATGCGGCGAACGCGGGTGATCGCGGCTGGAGCAGCCGCCGTGTGCCTGGTGGTGGCCGGGTGCGCGAACAACCAGCCGCCAGGCGCCGACCGGAAGACCACCGAGGGGGGGTCGGTCGTCTCGGTCGCGCCCGGAAAGAGTGTCGCGACGTCCCCGATCCCCAAGCTCACGGTCGGTTTCTCCCCGGCCTTCACCTCACTCGACCCGACCGCGGGCAAGGCCGGCTCCGGCTATTACTCCATGGGGCAGCTCAGCCTGGAGACGCTGCTGCAGCTCACCCCGGACGGGAAGCTGCAGCCGGGACTGGCCAGCTCGTGGAAGCAGAACAGCCCCACCGAGTACGTCTACAACCTGCGCCAGGGCGTGAAGTTCTGGGACGGCAAGGATTTCACCGCCGACGACGTGGTCTATTCGCTGACCCGCGACGCCGGGCCGTCGTTCGGGAAGAGCGGGTTCTACGGCAGCATAAACAAGATCGAGGCGCGTGATCCGCACACCGTCGTGGTGACGCTGAAGAAGCCGGACACCTCGTGGAAATACACGCCGGCCCTGCCGTACTCGCAGATCTATCAAAAGGCCTTCGCCGAGGCGCACCAGGACTCCTTCGGCAAGCCCGGCACCCTGGTGATGGGCACCGGCCCGTGGAAGGTGACCAGCCTCGACCCGAACAAGGGCGCCGAGTACACGGCGAACCCGACCTACTGGGGCGGCGAGCCGCCGATCAAGCAGCTCACGGTCAACTTCTACCAGAGCGAGACCAGCCTGGCGCTGGCGATGCGGGCCGGCCAGGTCGACGTCGCGCCCGCGGTGGCCTCGCCGGAATCGTTCGCTTCGTCCTCGGGGGTCCCGGTGACGACCCGGTCGACCTGCGGTACCTCGTTGTTCAGCATGCCGACGCAGACCGCGCCGTGGAACGACATCCACGTCCGGCTCGCGGTCGCGGCGGCGCTGGACAAGAAGGAACTGCTCAAGGCGACCGGGGGAGCCGACATCGACACCCTGGACACCTTGATCGCGCCCTCGCTGCTGCACAACATCGGGGACCCCGCGGCGGCGGACGCGGCTTTGGCGAAGATCGAGAAACACCCCTATGATCTGGCCAAGGCCAAAGAGGAACTGGCGAAGTCCGCGAACCCGAACGGCTTCTCCGGCACCCTCACTTCCACCAACGACCAGGGCGCGCTGCGGATCAGCCAGGCGATCGCCGCGCAGCTGAAGAAGATCGGCATCAACCTGGAAATCCAGGCGCTGCCCACCACGGCGTACTACGAGGTGCTGCTTGGACCGGCCGACAAACGTCCCCCGATGTTCCTCTCCACCGGTGGCTGCTCTCCGGACGCGTCCTGGGACAACTTCTTCCTCGGCGACGGTGCGCTCAACGAGGCGAACTACCACCCGGCCGAGATGGATCAGCTCCTCGTGGACGGCAAGACCGCGACGGATCCGGTCAAGCAGCTGCAGGCCTACACCCGGATCCTGGAGATGGTCGCCACCGACGTGCCGTACGTGCCGCTCTTCAAGGAAGGCGCCACCTACGCCTCGAAGAATTACGAGTGGGTGAACTTCGGGGACTACTGGACCTCCACGTCCTGGCCGATGAACTTCAAGCCACGGTGA
- a CDS encoding dipeptidase: MINNYVGPAVGNVLALHATQGHGANVLRKHHLPRWRDGGLTGAVMQVSDWATLGMLLSEVTQSEGELTFVRNRAEFENRPAGSFGLFISVEGYQSFAGDFDALYALSELGITAFTFTHNVQNVLCTGANERFGEGGLTHLGKATLEELEKLPVLVDLVHMSRASFWDALDLYSGDLFVSHSNADAVNPHPRNLTDDQIKAVAERGGVVGLNSYRGYVHRVAGEATLEHLLDHAMHTYNLVGPEHLSLGLDFWEGPMEMLAGVMDSVDPDGSHGLHGTGTSIYSQGPVGLEHIGHLGNLVEGLAGRGLTPAEIDLVTGGSYLRLLERARPATVPATH, from the coding sequence ATGATCAACAACTATGTCGGTCCGGCGGTGGGCAATGTCCTCGCCCTGCATGCGACCCAGGGGCATGGGGCGAACGTCCTGCGCAAGCATCATCTGCCGCGCTGGCGGGACGGTGGGCTGACCGGCGCGGTGATGCAGGTGAGCGACTGGGCCACGCTGGGCATGCTGCTCTCGGAAGTCACCCAGTCCGAGGGCGAGCTGACCTTCGTGCGCAACCGGGCCGAGTTCGAGAACCGGCCGGCAGGTTCGTTCGGGTTGTTCATCTCGGTGGAGGGATATCAGTCCTTCGCCGGCGACTTCGACGCTCTCTACGCCCTGTCGGAACTCGGCATCACCGCGTTCACGTTCACGCACAACGTGCAGAACGTGCTCTGTACCGGTGCGAACGAGCGCTTCGGCGAGGGCGGCCTGACCCACCTGGGCAAAGCCACGTTGGAGGAACTGGAAAAGCTGCCGGTGCTGGTCGATCTGGTGCACATGTCGAGGGCGTCCTTCTGGGACGCCCTCGACCTGTACTCCGGCGACCTGTTCGTGTCGCATTCGAACGCCGACGCGGTCAACCCGCATCCGCGCAACCTCACCGACGACCAGATCAAGGCGGTGGCCGAACGCGGCGGAGTGGTCGGCCTCAACAGCTACCGCGGTTACGTGCATCGCGTCGCGGGCGAGGCCACCCTGGAGCACCTGCTCGACCACGCGATGCACACCTACAACCTGGTGGGGCCGGAACATCTGTCGCTGGGGCTGGATTTCTGGGAGGGCCCCATGGAGATGCTCGCGGGCGTGATGGACTCCGTCGACCCGGACGGCTCGCACGGGCTGCACGGCACCGGCACCTCGATCTACTCCCAGGGCCCGGTCGGCCTGGAGCACATCGGCCACCTGGGCAACCTCGTCGAAGGCCTGGCCGGGCGCGGGCTCACCCCGGCCGAGATCGACCTCGTCACCGGCGGGAGCTATCTGCGCCTGCTCGA
- a CDS encoding P1 family peptidase, whose product MTATQRCRDLGITLGIFPPGRHNAITDVPGVRVGHCTISEGEGPLVTGKGPIRTGVTIVEPRPSVWRSPVFAGAHRLNGNGEMTGLSWIRENGQLTTPIGLTNTHSVGAVRDAIIAEIHRDRGDDESYFCLPVVAETYDGILSDINGQHVRAEHVEAAFRALSDGPVPEGSVGSGTGMICHEFNGGIGTASRLVPNAHSGAYTLGVLVQANHGQRRRLRVDGVPIGERIPTETVSSPYEDLRKEMAGSGSIIVLIATDAPLLPHQCERLAQRGALAIGRTGGIGEHNSGDLLLAFSTGNDTMPGVGLGELDFEDIPVRMASDTVVELLFEAVIDATEEAIVNSMLAATTTVGRDGITAHPLPAEQLRAAVVGARENAEGAAS is encoded by the coding sequence GTGACCGCAACCCAGAGGTGCCGCGACCTGGGGATCACCCTGGGGATCTTCCCGCCGGGGCGGCACAATGCGATCACCGATGTGCCGGGCGTGCGCGTCGGGCACTGCACGATCTCCGAGGGCGAGGGACCGCTGGTCACCGGGAAGGGGCCGATCCGCACCGGTGTGACCATTGTGGAGCCGCGGCCGTCGGTGTGGCGGTCCCCGGTCTTCGCGGGTGCGCACCGGCTCAACGGCAACGGCGAGATGACCGGGCTGTCGTGGATCCGCGAGAACGGGCAGCTGACCACCCCGATCGGGCTGACCAACACGCACTCCGTCGGCGCGGTGCGCGACGCGATCATCGCCGAGATCCACCGTGATCGCGGCGACGACGAGTCCTACTTCTGCCTGCCGGTGGTCGCCGAGACCTACGACGGAATCCTCAGCGACATCAACGGTCAGCACGTCCGCGCGGAGCACGTCGAGGCCGCGTTCCGCGCGTTGTCGGACGGTCCGGTCCCCGAAGGCAGCGTGGGCAGCGGCACCGGAATGATCTGCCACGAGTTCAACGGCGGCATCGGGACCGCCTCGCGGCTGGTGCCCAACGCGCATTCCGGCGCCTACACCCTCGGCGTGCTCGTCCAGGCCAACCACGGCCAGCGGCGCCGGCTGCGCGTCGACGGCGTCCCGATCGGCGAGCGGATCCCCACCGAGACGGTGTCCTCGCCCTACGAGGATCTGCGCAAGGAGATGGCGGGCAGCGGCTCGATCATCGTCCTGATCGCCACCGACGCTCCGCTGCTGCCGCACCAGTGCGAGCGGCTGGCGCAGCGCGGCGCGCTCGCGATCGGCCGGACCGGCGGGATTGGCGAGCACAACAGCGGCGACCTGCTGCTGGCCTTCTCCACCGGCAACGACACGATGCCCGGCGTCGGGCTCGGCGAGCTCGACTTCGAAGACATCCCGGTGCGCATGGCCAGCGACACGGTGGTCGAGCTGCTCTTCGAAGCGGTCATCGACGCGACCGAGGAAGCGATCGTCAACTCGATGCTGGCCGCGACCACGACGGTCGGCCGCGATGGCATCACCGCGCACCCGCTGCCCGCCGAGCAGCTGCGTGCCGCGGTCGTGGGTGCCCGCGAGAACGCGGAGGGCGCCGCGAGCTGA
- a CDS encoding alpha/beta fold hydrolase produces MSAELAPGWSSELVSLPDGRTCEVLVHGDQERALVHQPGTPSGTAPDPLLAEVGDALGLRVVIPLRPGYGSSTPNPGRRMADVPGDIEAVVAKLGVREFISAGYSGGGPHSLATAALAPSCKAAAVVVSPAPRDAEGLDYYDGMAASNHEEWALADQGIEAVRPWLERHGAEIRENPVANFVELTSDALPDVDRAVILGDAGRVGAGLAKALENGIEGWLEDDIALTTPWGFDLPSVTTPVAFWAGRQDKFISCRHTAWMALQIPGSDLHLLAEHGHLSLMRALLPELLGDLIRKAGW; encoded by the coding sequence ATGTCTGCCGAACTCGCCCCCGGCTGGTCCTCCGAACTGGTTTCGCTGCCCGACGGACGCACCTGCGAAGTGCTCGTCCACGGCGATCAGGAGCGTGCACTGGTCCATCAGCCCGGTACGCCCAGCGGCACCGCGCCGGATCCCCTGCTCGCGGAGGTGGGCGACGCGCTCGGGCTGCGGGTGGTCATCCCGCTGCGGCCGGGCTACGGCAGCAGCACCCCGAACCCCGGGCGGCGGATGGCCGATGTGCCGGGCGATATCGAAGCGGTGGTCGCGAAACTCGGCGTCCGCGAGTTCATCAGCGCGGGCTATTCCGGCGGCGGACCGCACTCCCTGGCCACGGCGGCGCTCGCCCCGTCCTGCAAGGCGGCCGCGGTCGTCGTCAGCCCGGCACCGCGGGACGCGGAAGGTCTCGACTACTACGACGGTATGGCCGCGTCGAACCACGAGGAGTGGGCACTCGCCGACCAGGGTATCGAGGCCGTCCGGCCGTGGCTGGAGCGCCATGGCGCCGAGATCCGCGAGAATCCGGTCGCCAACTTCGTGGAGCTGACCAGCGACGCGCTGCCCGACGTGGACCGCGCGGTGATCCTCGGCGACGCCGGGCGCGTCGGCGCGGGCTTGGCCAAGGCGCTGGAGAACGGCATCGAAGGCTGGTTGGAAGACGACATCGCCCTCACCACGCCGTGGGGGTTCGACCTCCCCTCGGTGACCACCCCGGTGGCGTTCTGGGCCGGGCGGCAGGACAAGTTCATCTCCTGCCGGCACACCGCCTGGATGGCGCTGCAGATCCCGGGCTCGGACCTGCATCTGCTGGCCGAGCACGGGCACCTGAGCCTCATGCGGGCGCTGCTGCCCGAACTGCTCGGCGACCTCATCCGGAAGGCCGGGTGGTGA
- a CDS encoding dipeptidase — protein MINGYVGGVIYDVMAQHGVLGNRANVLRDIYVPRWKAGGLTAAVVQVSDWSSINAYFAEFSRAEGEITYCTTRADYDNRPEGSFGIFFSLEGHGPFAGDLEALYTLSELGVGTFTFSHNRQNLLCTGSNEPMEGGFSYLGKEMLRELQNVPMMIDLVHMSRASFWDALRYYDGDLFVSHSNADALCPHPRNLTDDQIRAVAERNGVIGLNTFRGYVSKDPLRSTLSDLLDHAMYMCDLVGPEHLSIGADYCESPVDMLIPILDWVDPEGAHGIKGRARELYTHGPDGIEDASSLDRLAAGLAERGLNQAEVDLICGESYLRMLERARPSS, from the coding sequence ATGATCAACGGTTATGTCGGCGGCGTGATCTATGACGTGATGGCACAGCACGGAGTCCTGGGAAACCGGGCGAACGTCCTGCGCGACATCTACGTGCCGAGGTGGAAGGCGGGCGGCCTGACCGCGGCGGTGGTGCAGGTTTCCGACTGGTCGAGCATCAACGCCTATTTCGCGGAATTCTCGCGGGCGGAGGGGGAGATCACCTACTGCACCACGCGCGCCGACTACGACAACCGCCCCGAGGGCTCGTTCGGGATCTTCTTCTCGCTGGAGGGCCACGGCCCGTTCGCGGGTGATCTGGAAGCCCTGTACACGCTTTCGGAACTGGGCGTCGGCACGTTCACCTTCTCGCACAACCGGCAGAACCTGTTGTGCACCGGCAGCAACGAGCCGATGGAGGGCGGATTCAGCTACCTGGGCAAGGAAATGCTGCGGGAGCTGCAAAACGTGCCGATGATGATCGATCTCGTGCACATGTCGCGGGCGTCCTTCTGGGACGCGCTGCGGTATTACGACGGCGATCTGTTCGTGTCGCACTCCAACGCCGACGCGCTGTGCCCGCACCCGCGCAACCTCACCGACGATCAGATCAGGGCGGTGGCCGAGCGGAACGGGGTGATCGGGCTGAACACCTTCCGCGGTTATGTGTCCAAGGATCCACTGCGCTCGACCCTGTCGGATCTGCTCGACCACGCCATGTACATGTGCGACCTGGTCGGGCCGGAGCATCTGAGCATCGGCGCGGACTACTGCGAGTCGCCGGTGGACATGCTGATCCCTATTCTGGACTGGGTCGATCCCGAAGGGGCGCACGGCATCAAGGGACGGGCCCGGGAGCTCTACACCCACGGCCCGGACGGGATCGAGGACGCGAGCAGTCTCGACCGGCTGGCCGCCGGCTTGGCCGAGCGTGGGCTGAATCAAGCCGAGGTCGACCTGATCTGCGGCGAGTCCTATCTGCGGATGCTCGAACGTGCGCGGCCGTCCAGTTAA
- a CDS encoding ABC transporter permease, translating to MSKSGFVWYLVRRLATMALLLVVVSFLIFSLTYLSPGSPVDVLLGPNTRTSEAVAALNAQYHLDDPFFAQYWYWLTNALHLDFGTSILSSLPVGDQIGARLPVSLFLGGYAYVLTLVFGIIPGIVAAVKRGTAFDRGTVAASIVALSAPAFVTGIFALYLFAVVLPVFPVAGMGTGFVDGIWHLTLPAAALALSVMALLVRHTRAAMIGVLDQDYVTFARARGLSSRRVLVTYALRNALIPVVTISGVLLGAVIIGGVIVEQTFSLNGVGSLLIQSVQTKDVPAIQGVALVVAAIIVAANLLTDLAYLVVDPRIRLGRHAQ from the coding sequence ATGAGCAAATCGGGCTTCGTGTGGTACCTCGTGCGACGGCTGGCCACGATGGCCCTGCTGCTCGTCGTGGTCTCTTTCCTGATCTTCTCGCTGACCTACCTGAGCCCGGGCAGCCCGGTGGACGTGCTGCTCGGGCCGAACACCCGCACGTCCGAGGCGGTCGCCGCGCTCAACGCGCAGTACCACCTGGATGATCCGTTCTTCGCCCAGTACTGGTACTGGCTCACCAATGCGCTGCACCTGGACTTCGGCACCTCGATCCTGTCGTCGCTGCCGGTCGGCGATCAGATCGGCGCCCGGTTGCCGGTTTCGCTGTTCCTCGGCGGGTACGCCTACGTGCTGACCCTGGTGTTCGGGATCATCCCGGGCATCGTCGCCGCGGTGAAGCGGGGCACCGCGTTCGACCGGGGCACGGTGGCCGCCTCGATCGTGGCGCTGAGCGCGCCGGCGTTCGTCACCGGCATCTTCGCCCTCTACCTGTTCGCGGTGGTGCTGCCGGTGTTCCCGGTGGCCGGCATGGGCACCGGATTCGTCGACGGGATCTGGCATCTGACCCTGCCGGCGGCCGCGCTCGCGCTGTCGGTGATGGCCTTGCTGGTCCGGCACACCCGCGCCGCGATGATCGGGGTGCTGGACCAGGACTACGTGACGTTCGCGCGGGCGCGCGGGCTGTCCTCGCGCCGCGTGCTGGTCACCTACGCACTGCGGAACGCACTGATCCCGGTCGTCACGATCAGCGGGGTGCTGCTCGGCGCGGTCATCATCGGCGGGGTGATCGTCGAGCAGACGTTCTCGCTCAACGGAGTCGGATCGCTGTTGATCCAGTCGGTCCAGACGAAGGACGTACCCGCGATCCAGGGCGTCGCGCTGGTGGTGGCCGCGATCATCGTCGCGGCCAACCTGCTGACCGACCTCGCGTACCTGGTCGTCGACCCACGGATCCGGCTCGGGAGGCACGCACAATGA